Below is a window of Clostridiales bacterium DNA.
GAAGCTGGAGCTCTGCCATTGAGCTACACCTGCATGCTCCGCATCAAGCCCTTGAAGACTTGCGAACAAAGTGTATTTTATCCGTTTTTTCAATGCATGTCAAGCCTTTTGCGGAAAGGGTTTTCGGCTGATTCCGGATTCAGTCGATAAACATCGCGTCGCCGAAGGAGAAAAAGCGGTATTTTTCGGAAACGGCTTCCTTATACACACGGAGGGCTTCCTCCCGTCCCATGAAGGCGCTCACGAGCATCAGCAGTGTGCTCTGGGGCAGGTGAAAATTGGTGATCAGGGCGTCCACCGCCTTGATTTTCACACCGGGATAAATGAAGATGGAGGTGTCCCCGTCGCCGGGATGGATGATCCCGTCCGGCGTGGACATGGTTTCCAGCGTGCGCACGGACGTGGTGCCGACGCAGATGATGCGCCCGCCTTCCCGGCGGATGCGGTTCAGCGTTTCGGCGGCTTCGGCGGAAACGGCGCAGTACTCACTGTGCATCACGTGCTTCTCCGCGTCCTCCACCTTCACGGGACGGAAGGTGCCCAGCCCGACGTGCAGCAGCACGGGGACCACGGTCACGCCTTTGGCGCGGATGCGGTCCAGCAGCTCCGGCGTGAAGTGCAGCCCTGCGGTCGGGGCGGCGGCGGAACCCTCCAGCCGCGCGTACACGGTCTGGTACCGGCTGCCGTCCTCCAGCTTTTCATGGATGTATGGCGGAAGCGGCATCTCGCCCAGGCGGTCGAGCACCTCCTCAAACACGCCGTCGCAGGAGAAGCGGACCATGCGCCCGCCGATCTCCTCCACGTTGCCGAGGATTTCGCAGCGGAGCAGCCCGTCCCCGAAGGAACAGGTGGTGCCGGGCTTCAGCCGGCGGCCGGGGCGCACCAGCGCCTCCCAGTCCGTGGCGGTTTTCCGGCGCAGCAGCAGCACCTCCACCGGGACGCCGGTGTCGTCCTTCACGCCGAGCAGGCGCGCGGGAATCACCCGGGTCTCATTGATGACCAGGGCGTCCCCGGGATTCAGTTCATCGATGATGTCGTAGAAATGCTTATGTTCAATGGCACCGGTTTTCCGGCGGTAAATGAGCAGCCGGCTGTGGTCCCGGGGTTCCACCGGGGTCTGGGCAATCAGCTCCTCCGGAAGCTCGTAATCAAAATCGGAAGTTTTCATCGTACGGTCAGATCTCCATCCTGATCTGCTCCTCGGCAGAGGCAGGCATCTTTTTCTTCATATGGGCCCATGCGGCAGGCGTGCACATCCGGCCCCGCGGGGTCCGCATCAGGAAGCCGAGCTGCATCAGGTAGGGCTCGTACACGTCCTCGATGGTCACGGCGTCCTCGCCGGTGGTGGCGGCCAGGGTATCCAGGCCGACCGGTCCGCCGGAGAACTTGTCCATCATGGTGTTCAGCATGTTCCGGTCCACCTTGTCCAGGCCCAGCTCATCCACGTCGAGCATGGCCAGAGCCTCCCGCGCGACGTCACGGCTGATGTGCCCGCCGGCACGGACTTCGGCGTAGTCCCGCACGCGCTTGAGCATGCGGTTGGCAATCCGGGGAGTGCCGCGGCTGCGCCGGGCGATCTCCAGCAGGCCTTCCTTGTCCGCGTCCACGCCGAGGATTCCGGCGCTGCGTTCCACGATCTGGCTGAGCTCCTCGGGAGAGTACATCTCCAGACGGAACAGCATGCCGAACCGGTCGCGCAGGGGGGCGGACAGCTGCCCGGCGCGGGTGGTCGCGCCGACCAGGGTGAATTTCGGCAGGTCGACCCGGATGCTCCGGGCGGTCGGTCCCTTGCCGATCATGATATCAATGGCGTAGTCCTCCATGGCGGGGTACAGCACTTCCTCCACCTGGCGGGAAAGGCGGTGGATCTCATCGATGAACAGCACGTCCCCGGCGTTCAGGTTGCTGAGGATGGAGGCCAGGTCGCCGGGCCGCTCGATGGCGGGACCGCTGGTGACCCGGATGTTCTGCCCCATTTCGGCCGCGACGATGCAGGCCAGGGTGGTTTTTCCCAGGCCGGGCGGGCCGTAGAGCAGCATATGGTCCAGCGCGTCATGCCGGGAGAGGGCGGCCTCGATGTAGATGCCGAGGCTGTCCTTGACCGCTTTCTGCCCCACGTAGTCACGCAGGTTGTGCGGCCGGAGCGTCTGCTCCACCGCGCCGTCCTCCGCGAGGAAGGTTCCGTTCATCAGTCTGTCATCCATGAAAGCGTCTCCTCAAATCACATACCGGCCATCGCGCGGAGGGCGAGCCGGATCAGTTCCTCCGGCTTGTCGCTCTGGTCGCGGACCTGGCTGACGGCGTTCCGGGCTTCCGTGGAGGAATAGCCCAGCGCGGTCAGCGCCTCAATCGCCTCGGCCACGCAGTCCGCGGCCATGGAGGCGGCGGGAACAGCGGCAGCCGATCCGGCGGAAGCGGCGGAAACATCCGCCTGGGATACTTTGTCCTTGAGCTCCAGCGCGATGCGCTGGGCGGTCTTCTTGCCGATACCCGGCGCCCGGGACAGGGCGTTCACGTCGCCCAGCAGGATGGCCAGGTTCAGGTCCCGCAGGGGCATGGCGCCCAGCACGCCCAGCGCCGTCTTCGGCCCGATGCCGGAAACGGAGGTCAGCTGGAGGAACATCTCCTTTTCCTCCCGGGTGGCGAAGCCGAACAGCTCCAGCGCGTCCTCCCGCACGGAAAGGAAGGTGAAGCAGCGCATGGTTTCTCCCAGTGCGGGGGCGGCCATCAGGGTGTTGTTGGAACAGCTCAGCTGCCAGCCGACGCCG
It encodes the following:
- the queA gene encoding tRNA preQ1(34) S-adenosylmethionine ribosyltransferase-isomerase QueA, giving the protein MKTSDFDYELPEELIAQTPVEPRDHSRLLIYRRKTGAIEHKHFYDIIDELNPGDALVINETRVIPARLLGVKDDTGVPVEVLLLRRKTATDWEALVRPGRRLKPGTTCSFGDGLLRCEILGNVEEIGGRMVRFSCDGVFEEVLDRLGEMPLPPYIHEKLEDGSRYQTVYARLEGSAAAPTAGLHFTPELLDRIRAKGVTVVPVLLHVGLGTFRPVKVEDAEKHVMHSEYCAVSAEAAETLNRIRREGGRIICVGTTSVRTLETMSTPDGIIHPGDGDTSIFIYPGVKIKAVDALITNFHLPQSTLLMLVSAFMGREEALRVYKEAVSEKYRFFSFGDAMFID
- the ruvA gene encoding Holliday junction branch migration protein RuvA encodes the protein MYAFIEGTVCEKTNGCLVLQAGGVGWQLSCSNNTLMAAPALGETMRCFTFLSVREDALELFGFATREEKEMFLQLTSVSGIGPKTALGVLGAMPLRDLNLAILLGDVNALSRAPGIGKKTAQRIALELKDKVSQADVSAASAGSAAAVPAASMAADCVAEAIEALTALGYSSTEARNAVSQVRDQSDKPEELIRLALRAMAGM
- the ruvB gene encoding Holliday junction branch migration DNA helicase RuvB yields the protein MDDRLMNGTFLAEDGAVEQTLRPHNLRDYVGQKAVKDSLGIYIEAALSRHDALDHMLLYGPPGLGKTTLACIVAAEMGQNIRVTSGPAIERPGDLASILSNLNAGDVLFIDEIHRLSRQVEEVLYPAMEDYAIDIMIGKGPTARSIRVDLPKFTLVGATTRAGQLSAPLRDRFGMLFRLEMYSPEELSQIVERSAGILGVDADKEGLLEIARRSRGTPRIANRMLKRVRDYAEVRAGGHISRDVAREALAMLDVDELGLDKVDRNMLNTMMDKFSGGPVGLDTLAATTGEDAVTIEDVYEPYLMQLGFLMRTPRGRMCTPAAWAHMKKKMPASAEEQIRMEI